Proteins co-encoded in one Pseudomonas fluorescens genomic window:
- the gloA gene encoding lactoylglutathione lyase — MSLQELNTFPGVTATPDSATRNFVFNHTMLRVKDITKSLDFYTRVLGFSLVEKRDFPEAEFSLYFLALVDKSQIPADAAARTEWMKSIPGILELTHNHGTESDADFAYHNGNTDPRGFGHICISVPDIVAACARFEELGCDFQKRLTDGRMKSLAFIKDPDGYWVEIIQPAPL, encoded by the coding sequence ATGAGCCTGCAAGAACTGAACACCTTCCCTGGCGTGACCGCCACCCCGGACAGCGCAACCCGCAACTTTGTGTTCAACCACACCATGCTGCGCGTCAAGGACATCACCAAGTCGCTGGACTTCTACACCCGTGTACTGGGCTTCTCGCTGGTAGAGAAGCGTGATTTCCCGGAAGCGGAATTCAGCCTGTACTTCCTCGCATTGGTCGACAAGTCGCAGATCCCGGCCGATGCCGCTGCGCGTACCGAGTGGATGAAGTCGATCCCCGGCATCCTGGAACTGACCCACAACCACGGCACCGAAAGCGATGCCGATTTCGCCTACCACAATGGCAACACTGACCCGCGCGGTTTCGGCCACATCTGCATTTCGGTCCCGGACATCGTCGCGGCTTGTGCACGCTTTGAAGAACTGGGCTGCGACTTCCAGAAGCGCCTGACCGATGGCCGCATGAAAAGCCTGGCGTTCATCAAGGATCCGGATGGTTACTGGGTCGAGATCATCCAGCCAGCGCCGCTGTAA